The window AACCTGATGCCACCGTTTTGTTAAATATCGTTTCTTTTCTGTGTTTTCTTCTAACTCGCCCTGAGCTGACTCATTATCATCAATCCAAATCTTTTTATACATGCTAAGCAAAAGCATAATTGCCACTGCCCCCAAAATACCGGTAATCACAAAATATCCCGCGCGCCAACTTAGCACTGCCATCATCTGACCCATAATAATAGGACTTAACGTAGCGCCAACACCCCAAAAGCAGTGCATCCAGTTGTTGTGCCTAGCGGTAAAGTGTTTTGCCATATACGAGTTCATGCTGGATGCCATTAATCCAGTGCCAAACCCATAAATCGTTATGGTTGCAAGCACTAATGTAAAATTCGGCGACAAGGCAAGGCCAATAAAGCCTAAACTCATGATGATAAGACCATATAAATAAACCGTTTGCAACTTCATAAAACGATTCAGTTTAGATAAGATGATCCCGGCTAATGTGTAGGTAACAGAATATCCCACCAAGATATATCCTGTGTGGGCTGTCGTCATTCCCCGGATTTCATCTGCAATGCCAAGCCATGACACAGTAAATGCACCATCGGGAAATCCAACAACAAAATAACTCACCAAGATAACGCCGAGTAACCATATATTGCTTTTTTTTGCTTCAATCATGACAATTCCTCACTTTTTATTGGATATAATCCTTCTGCAAACTTCTTAGATTTTGCTATAAATGCATCACTCGCAACATCTACACCCAAGAGTCTCATCATATGCTGGACAAACCGTAAGCGTTTATGTAAGTCTTCTGCACTGCACTCAAGAGTAACAGGGTCACACCATATGCAAAATAAGAGATTGAATAGCTGAGCGCATTCTTCAGGAAATTCTGTTTTTACCGAACCATCTTGATTTCCTTCTTTTATGATGTCAGTGATAATTGGCGATATCTTTTTCTCCCATGCTCTCAAATCCTCAATAATAAGTCGGGGGCTTCGAGACGTAAGTGCCATTTTTGATAACGGCGTTCTCTCAGCATCGTCGTAGAACCTGTTGAACAGACCCACGATTTTTTCTTTAGCTGTCAACATTTTCATGTCAGAGAGCCATTTGTGCATATCCTGTGCCGTGGAGTCGTTATGTTTGTCTAGTACTGCAGCTAAAATATCCTCTTTCGACTTAAAGTGGTGAAAAATTGTTCCCTTAGACAGCCCTGTCTCGTTTACAATTTCTTGCGTCGTTGTTTTTTCATAGCCTTTTTCCAAAAAAAGTTTTTCAGAAACAGATAGAATGGTATTGATCGTTTTTTGTGGGTCAATAACTCGTGCCATGTGTACAACCTCCTTCTTATATAGTATGATAACACAGCGTAGACCGTCGGTCGGTCTATTTTCATGCTATCATTTTCCGCACTCTTTGTCAAGTATTTTACATACTAACTCGCTTTTGGTAAGCATACATTGACCGACATATCATATGTGCCTTTGTTATAAGCACTGTCAAAAACTTGCTCTTTGCTTTCTTTTGTGGTATAGTGAGGAGAAAGCCACATCTACAAATATCGAAAGGATTGTATCGAAATGAAAAAAATGTGCAAATTTCTCGCGTTGCTTCTTGTTGTCACTTTTGCGGCTGCCAGCTTTTCTGCTTGTGAGAACGGAGGCGGTTCTGACGACGGTAATTTCAGCATCGGTATTATTCAATTGTTAGAGCATCCGGCACTAGACGCTGCCAGCAACGGCTTTATGGAAGAACTGACGGCGGCGGCAGAGTCCGCGGGATATACCGTAACGTTTGACTTGCAAAACGCGCAAAATGACACCGCCACACTAAATACCATCGCGAGCGGCTTTGAGCGGCGCGGGGTAGACTTGGTACTTGCCAATGCCACGCCCAGCGCACAAGCAATGGCCAATGTAACCAACGAAATCCCTATCGTTGGTGTATCGATTACTACCTTTGTCGGTGCTGGCTTAGTTGACTCTAACGAAGCACCCGGCGGAAATATTACCGGCGCATCCGACATGAACCCCGTTCGTGCGCAAATTGAAATGATTTTGGAGTTTTTCCCCGACATCCAAACTATCGGCTTGCTGTATTCATCGGGCGAGGATAACTCTGTGTATCAAGCGCAATTGGCACGGGATGTTATCGAGGATTTAGGGCTTACCAGCGATTCGGCCACTATCGCCGATGTCAACGACTTGCGCCAAGTCGCTACATCCTTGGCTGGCCGTGTAGATGCCATCTACATACCAACTGACAACAACATCGCCGGCGCAATGGGTGTCATTGAACAAGTCAGCGACAGTTCCAGCACACCGTTCTTCGCCGGCGAAGAAAACATGACCATGGGAGGCGGCGTTGCCACACTCAGCGTCAATTACGAGGAGCTGGGGCGGCAAGCCGGCCGTATGGCAGCGCAAATTCTACTCCAAGGCGCAACCCCGGCAACGATGCCGATTCAAACGGCAGAGCGATACAATTACACTGTCAACGGCTATATGGTCGAGCGTTTGGGCATTGATGTCCCCACGCGTTTCCAAGAATTTATCCGCATGCCGGAATAATAGAAGTGTTGAAAGGCAGTTTCAACATACCCGAATAATCACTAATTAAAGGACATATCATATGTTTTCCATCTTGCAAGTAGCTGTTTCAGAGGGGTTGCTCTGGTCGCTGATGGCGGTCGGCGTTTTTTATACGTTCCGCATTTTAAATATGCCCGATCTGTCCGTCGAAGGCACGTTGATACTGGGCGCGGGATTGGCAGCGCGGCTGATTGCCAACGGCGGTAATCCGTTTGTGGCCACATTACTTGCCATATGTATTGGCGCGGCAGGCGGCTTTGTCACCGGCATTTTACACACCAAGCTCAAAATACCGTCAATTTTGGCTGGCATTTTGACGATGGTCGGCTCTTACTCAGTCGCCCTTCGTGTCATGTCACAGCCCAATATTCCGCTGAACCGCTGGCGTACATTCTCTGTCTTCGCGGCATTTGAAAACCTGCTTGGATCACTGGGGATAGCCGTTTCTTATGACACCATTGTCATTATCTTCTCTGTTATCGTGGCCATCGCCATTGGTGTGCTCCTCTATTGTTTTGCCGGTACCGAAATCGGCTCTGCCATGCGCGCCAGCGGCAACAACTTACAGATGGTCAAAGCGCAAGGCGTCAACACCAATGCCATGATTGTACTGTGTCTGATGATTTCCAATGGGCTGGTCGGCTTATCGGGCGCGCTGATTGCGCAATACCAAGGCTTTGCAGTTGTCACCATGGGTGCGGGCACAATTGTCGCCGGTCTTGCCGCAGTGGTAATTGCCGAAGTGTTATTTAAGTTCCGCAGCTTTTGGGGGCGGTTGATTTCGATTGCTTTGGGTTCAATTATCTATCGCCTCGTTATCGCCCTTGTATTGGAATTGGGTATGAATCCCAACGACCTGCGATTGCTTACCGCCATCACTGTTGCCGTCGCCTTGGTGTTGCCGCAAACGCGCGACTGGCTCAAAAGGCTGTTCGGCAAAGTGCGGGGAGGAGCTTCATAATGCTACACATTGAAAACCTAAACAAAACCTTCAACCCCGGCACTGTTATTGCCAACCATGCCTTGCGCGGCGTCAGCCTGACCCTTGCAAGCGGCGATTATGTAACACTCATCGGCGGCAACGGCGCGGGCAAAAGCACGCTGTTAAGTAGTGTCGCCGGTACGTTCATGTCTGACACCGGACGCGTTACCATTGACAATGTCGATGTGACAAATTTGCCGGAACATAAGCGAGCGCCATACCTCGGACGCGTCTTTCAAGACCCGATGATGGGCACGGCCGCCGGCATGAACATTGAAGAAAACCTTGCCATCGCCTACCGACGCGGCAAGCGGCGCAGTTTGCGCTGGTATATCACGGCAAAAGAGCGTAAAATCTACCGTGAGCGTCTTGCCACATTGGAGCTGGGGTTAGAAAACCGCATGACTGACAAAGTGGGGTTGCTCTCCGGCGGGCAACGGCAAGCATTGACCCTCTTAATGGCAACACTCAAGCAACCCAAAGTATTGTTGCTCGACGAACACACTGCCGCACTCGATCCTAAGACAGCACCTAAAGTGCTGGATATCGGCGACCGAATTATCTCAGAGCATAAACTAACAACCATGATGGTGACGCACAATATGCGCGACGCCATCCGCCACGGCAACCGCCTCATTATGATGAACGGTGGGCACATTGTGCTAGATGCTTCGGGCGAGGAGAAGAAAAATTTGACAGTGGAAAATCTCATTACCAAGTTCAGCCACGCCAGCGGCGAGGCGTTCGCGGGAGATCAAGCGCTCTTAGGCTAACTCATGTGCAAACTAGACAAAACGGAATGATCCTTAACCAAGGGATGATTCCGTTTTGTCAACTGTCGCAATTGACATCGCCTAATAACCTATTATATAATAAAATAACACAACATGCATGGAGGCATTCATGAAGCAATATCTATACAAAGGCGACAAAAACGCCTACAAAGCCAATCTTCACTGCCACACCACTGTTTCCGACGGCAAATATACGCCCGAGC of the Oscillospiraceae bacterium genome contains:
- a CDS encoding MFS transporter, coding for MIEAKKSNIWLLGVILVSYFVVGFPDGAFTVSWLGIADEIRGMTTAHTGYILVGYSVTYTLAGIILSKLNRFMKLQTVYLYGLIIMSLGFIGLALSPNFTLVLATITIYGFGTGLMASSMNSYMAKHFTARHNNWMHCFWGVGATLSPIIMGQMMAVLSWRAGYFVITGILGAVAIMLLLSMYKKIWIDDNESAQGELEENTEKKRYLTKRWHQVVEILTFFFLGGTDYTLVFFTGAALIARGQETTYTVAIFSAVYYISMTVSRVFFGWVAKWLKEVPIVRIGAGVAVVGVIVLYFVGNVWGMALAGLGLGPMLPTLVSDTSNRFAPHTVSKIVGYELAAFGAGIAVLFFMTSQIMHFISYEALFPLGLAFVVLVFVCNEILARALKAGNKT
- a CDS encoding TetR/AcrR family transcriptional regulator, which gives rise to MARVIDPQKTINTILSVSEKLFLEKGYEKTTTQEIVNETGLSKGTIFHHFKSKEDILAAVLDKHNDSTAQDMHKWLSDMKMLTAKEKIVGLFNRFYDDAERTPLSKMALTSRSPRLIIEDLRAWEKKISPIITDIIKEGNQDGSVKTEFPEECAQLFNLLFCIWCDPVTLECSAEDLHKRLRFVQHMMRLLGVDVASDAFIAKSKKFAEGLYPIKSEELS
- a CDS encoding ABC transporter substrate-binding protein is translated as MKKMCKFLALLLVVTFAAASFSACENGGGSDDGNFSIGIIQLLEHPALDAASNGFMEELTAAAESAGYTVTFDLQNAQNDTATLNTIASGFERRGVDLVLANATPSAQAMANVTNEIPIVGVSITTFVGAGLVDSNEAPGGNITGASDMNPVRAQIEMILEFFPDIQTIGLLYSSGEDNSVYQAQLARDVIEDLGLTSDSATIADVNDLRQVATSLAGRVDAIYIPTDNNIAGAMGVIEQVSDSSSTPFFAGEENMTMGGGVATLSVNYEELGRQAGRMAAQILLQGATPATMPIQTAERYNYTVNGYMVERLGIDVPTRFQEFIRMPE
- a CDS encoding ABC transporter permease, with protein sequence MFSILQVAVSEGLLWSLMAVGVFYTFRILNMPDLSVEGTLILGAGLAARLIANGGNPFVATLLAICIGAAGGFVTGILHTKLKIPSILAGILTMVGSYSVALRVMSQPNIPLNRWRTFSVFAAFENLLGSLGIAVSYDTIVIIFSVIVAIAIGVLLYCFAGTEIGSAMRASGNNLQMVKAQGVNTNAMIVLCLMISNGLVGLSGALIAQYQGFAVVTMGAGTIVAGLAAVVIAEVLFKFRSFWGRLISIALGSIIYRLVIALVLELGMNPNDLRLLTAITVAVALVLPQTRDWLKRLFGKVRGGAS
- a CDS encoding ABC transporter ATP-binding protein, translating into MLHIENLNKTFNPGTVIANHALRGVSLTLASGDYVTLIGGNGAGKSTLLSSVAGTFMSDTGRVTIDNVDVTNLPEHKRAPYLGRVFQDPMMGTAAGMNIEENLAIAYRRGKRRSLRWYITAKERKIYRERLATLELGLENRMTDKVGLLSGGQRQALTLLMATLKQPKVLLLDEHTAALDPKTAPKVLDIGDRIISEHKLTTMMVTHNMRDAIRHGNRLIMMNGGHIVLDASGEEKKNLTVENLITKFSHASGEAFAGDQALLG